Genomic segment of Panicum virgatum strain AP13 chromosome 2K, P.virgatum_v5, whole genome shotgun sequence:
ataccatcagtaatgatatttacaaaattacggtgaaatgctgccaaaatttttaattttccaaagtcatacggtgtttaccggttaaaaacgacggttaccggtcggtaaacatcgattaccggtcggtaaacaacggttaccggttttttgaatttgaattgttaTTTCAAGCGGTTTCTAGTGGTTTTCGGCGATTTACCGCCagtttaccgataccgctagttggcgaaaatcgctttaccgtcggtaaggtgaaccctggtCCTGAACCGATGCACCACCAACGAACCGGAACGAAACCGCAGGCCACACCACCTTCGACATGATCGCTCGCATCACATGAGCAGAAAACGTTCGGATTCAAATGCCTTCCAAACCCACGAGCAGTCACCGACCGGATCCACGATGGTTTCCCACACGATTTCGACGAAGACAACCCCGTCCGTGCCACCAGCAGAGACCCTCGCACATCGCACCAACTCCATGAGAAGTTTTTCCCTTTCATGTTTATTTGGTGAAAGTGACTGTGACACacgagagggggggggggggggggggggagaaaaCAATGGAGCCGCTGCTGCTCCGTGTCAAAAAGTATTGGACGCATGTGTTCTCCCTTCCTGGGAGGAAAGCCGGCAAAGGTGGCCGCTACCGTCCACAGCCCGTCGTCCTACGACGGAGTGGTTGCGTCTAGAGACGCTTGCGACAGGAGGCGAAAACTAGAAGCCAGGCGAGGGCGATGCTTTCCATGGCCGGCTGCCGTAGTCTCACTCCCTTGTCAGGGCTCGCCCGTACggcccccctttttttcttctctaatCCAATCGGCGACGACGCCCCCGCTGTATGATTGTATCATGCCTCATGAGTGATGCATCATGCCTCGCAAGAACGCATACAAATCCTGTGAATTTACTAGTAAAAAAACTTTGAATTTTTTTCGCAGGGTGGCTACCTCACCTGACGGCCACCGAAAGGGACGTTTACTCGCGGGGTCGCCGTCGCTGAATTTGGAGCCGCGAGAGGGGGACGGCAGAGAGGGTTTCGATTGAGAGAGGCTGTAAAGAAAGCAGGAAAAGGGTCGCTGTATGTGACCCTCGCTTCTCACGCAAGCGAGCATCATGAAGCATGGTGTGGTGATCTTCAGAGTTTCTTTCACGCAGGAAACGCAGCagcttagaaaaaaaataatggaaTGAATAATTGGAAAGTCTCCCCAAGATGCCGATCTCATCTTTTGCGGTCGACATGTCGAGATGATTGAGGACCTGAGCGAGGATTGATAAGCAGGTATAATGCTTTGTTCGACCCGTAACTGAGCTTGATTAGTCTCGGCGATGAGTGAGGCCAATTATTCTGTCTCGAGTCTGTTGCTCCTGTCGaacaagaaaagggaaaaaagggCAGGGAACAAAGAGAAGCACGAGTTGGATTGGATCCTGCTTTCTGTATCACACAGGAGGAGCCGCTGTCCTGTCAGAAAACTGGCTGCCATTTCTTGCGGCCGCCCATCTTATTGCAAAGCTCTCGCCCAGcacagcggccggcggccggcggcgaggagccgaGGATGGCAGTCGCCAAGATACGTACAGATCTGAGATATGATCAGGTTCAGATCAATTTGATCATTCAATGCCATTCGACAAGTTGATGCTGGGCAAACAAACCGCGGACTTTTGTAGGACAATAGTTTTTAGGTGgggtctctctttttttttgttctattTTGTGGGGAACTTCGTGAACAATTCAGTATCGGTTCTGCAAAACTCTCCAGCACATCGAGAACAATAATCTAACCCCATTCCGTAAGCACGATTTGTGCACAGCAAACACATAGCCGCTTAATTATCACAAGCTCCGAGATTACCTCCTGTGTGGTCCGTACTCGCGAGCACAGATCAACTGTTAAGCCTGCGAAACTGTGCCTAGGATACAGTTTCTAGGACACGGCAGAGGGGCCATGTCTGCATGTTCCCATGTTCATGATCCTGATTGAGCTCGACATTTTACAGGTCAAACCATTTCATCACCGCACTGTTACCCAAGCATACAGTACATTACACAAAGCGATAATCGATAAGAACACATATATACGGGGACAAAAGATCCAGAATTATTACGCGGCCTCTGACACTATGAAATGGAATGCGTGGCGTATCTCACgtataggccgtgtttagatcgttgaattttttttaaaggaatcttactaatttgaagtacgattgtaaatcgcgagacgaatttaatgatgctaattaatccatgattaatcaataattaccggatggttactgtagcatcgtgTTGCAAATCAttgattaagtaggctcattagatttgtctcgcgatttacagcccatccatacaaaaaaaatttgtaaacagacttcatttagtactccatgtatgtgtcgaaatattcgatgtgatgtttttttttgtgtttataaGGTTTACGGGGTCGAATCTAGACAGGGCCATAATGGAGTGGAAGAATAATTGTGGGATTGGCACGGCTGTCCTGACGCAAGAAACTGGAACCAAGCAGCTGATCTGATCCCGGCAACCAACAATGCGTTGTGCCCAGCTCCACATTTCCGGAATCCTTTCCTTTCCCTGGTGCGAAAATCTGGAGCAGCCAGGGGACCCAAGAGACATGAAATTGCCTCCCGAGGTTTCAGAAACACCGTGGGCTCAGGCGCAGGGGGAGTGGGTCGACACCACACGGGGTCCTGGAAATTATTTATGTCAAGTGCGCCCTACACCAGAGCGAGGAGCTACAAGTTGCAGGACAGGAGGGGAAATTTACAGTCCCCCCCATGTGCACCTCCAAGTACATTTGCGAATGGGGAATGCAAGTCAAGATTTAGGTTGGGAGCAATGCAAGTGCAGATGCGATGTCAGCCACATTCATCATACTATGGGCAATGGCAATGCGAAGAGGCAGATGAAGCTGCCATGCCAGCGGTAGAAACTCGAAAGGGCGTTGGAAAAACTCACTCTTCCATTGATACACTTGGATCTATGTACAGTTACAGCTTgcaaggaggagaggaggaaggggaccGCCGATGGCGTCGCAGAATCCGAGCCGTTTCTCGCAAATGGGATTCGCCCCCATTCGCCAGCTCCGCTCTTCGTCAGCTCCCGTTGCTGAACCCTGACTCGGAGCTAGCGGTTGTGCTGCCCCGGTCGTCTGGACCTCACTGATTAGTTATTGTCCTTCGCTACCCTAATGTACAGTTAGAAGGAAAAACCGAAAGAAAAAACCATCCATGGTCTTCCGCACAACAATTCACACATAGGTATCGCAAAATTTGCCATCCATCCTGTTCTGGACAGCCTTGATCGCCGCCACACGAGCAGCCGTGGCGGCCCTGTTCGCGGCCATGACCGCCTTATGGACTTGCTCGTCGACTCTGGGCAGGCGAAAGGCGTTCTCGGCGGCCCGCTGAGCAGCCTGAATAGAACAATGCAACGACCATCAGAATTCCCCCAGAGCAACTGCCAATGGTAAATCTTGGGCAGATCATTCGGCACAGGGAAATTGCTGTATTACCTGTACTGCACGCTGAACAGCAGGGTCAGACGGGGGCAAGGGAGTCTTGAGAGTCCCAGAATCCCAGTCCCCCGATCGCTTGTCGCCATTCCGGAACGTGTACATCCCGAATCCCTGCTTCTTGCCTTCGTGCCAGGAGCCTTCGTAGCAATGGCCATTGGCGAAGCTGTAGACACCGAACCCGTGGATCTTGTCCCCAAAGTACTCACCGGCGTATCGATCGCCATTTCTGGAAGAAAAATTGAGCGGCAAGATCGAGATTAGCAAAGCCATGTTCAGAATAACTGCCCATAGATGCAACAGTGCGCTGCTGATTCGATCGCATCAAACTTGAAATCGCGGAATTTGGGTGGACGCCCACCTGAAATGGTAGCTCCCGAGGCCGTGCTTGACGCCGCACTTGAATTCCCCGACGTAGGAGCTGCCGTCGGAGCAGGTCTGCGCGCCGATGCCGTGGCTCTGGCCGCCGGCCCACTCGCCGGCGTAGCAGTCGCCGCTGTAGAAGCGGTAGacgccgtggccgtggcggaGGCCCTGGCGGTACTGGCCGCGGTAGCGGCTGCCGCGCGCCCAGCTCTCGATGCCGTAGCCGTCGTACTTGCCGTCGACCCAGTCGCCCTCGTACTTGCCCTTGCCGAAGAAGTTGTAGACGCCGCTGCCGTTGCAGCGGCCCTTGTGGAACTCGCCCTCGTAGCAGTCCCCATTGCTGTAGAACTCGACGCCCTCGCGCACGACGCggccgtgcgcggcggcggcggccttgtccGCCCGCTTCTGGggcttgtcgtcgtcgtcgccgataaaccactgcacggagccggagccgggcgAGCGGCGCAGGCGGAGGCGGGCGCGGAGCAGGCGCGCggccccggccgcggcggcgagcgcggcggcggcggaggcggcgaggagggcgaggTGGTGGGCgtccccgccgcggagcaggaggaggatgagcaggaaggcgagcgggagcgcgaggacgaggagcgggtgggcggggccggcgccgggGTGGAAGTGGTGGGGCGGGGCCTTGGGGTGCGCCTGGGCCTTCTTGTCGTCGGGCTCCGGGTCCTCCACCACCACGGCCTGGAACGAGGAGCAGTTCCGCACCGTGGGGGAGCGCAGGAGCGAGGAGGGCGTGCGCGTCAGCTtgccggcgcccgcgccgccgccgtgtccgtCCATCCCTccggcgcctcgccgccgccgctccccggccCCGACGGCTCCGTCCCTGTCCTCAATCTCCGGCGGATCTCCGTCCCAAATCCCTAGAgcaggcggggcggggcggggccgggcGAGATGGCAGATCGGTGGGAGCAGAGCGGGAGTGGGTGGAgcggagagaagagaggagaggggacGGGCGCGGGGCGGGGAGAGGTGTCTCTTATAAGCTGCCAGTACAATACAACCACCGCGCCACCGGGgacggggaggggaggggactgGGGGAGGGAACGGGGTGAGGTGACCAGCTCCGCGTGCGCAGCGCCGACCTGCCCGTCGCGTCGCGTCTCGCTGCCGCGTGGGGCCCGGCGGCAGGGGGATGTTGGCGCGTCCCGCGGCGCGGCCCGGGCGGGTGTCTCGCGCGGTCGCGCCGCTGCGGTTTGGGTGGCCCGGGGCGGAgacgcgcgcgccggcgccgaccgccgagggggggaggaggaggagcggtcgGGCACTTGGGCCGGGCCGGCAGGCtcgattcgatgtgatggagcgAGCGGCCTTTCGTATGGGTGGGAGGTGGCGCCCACCGGTTTCTCGGATCTGGGCATGGGACTTTGGGAGCGGAGGGAAGCCAAGCGTCGCGTGGTGCGGTGACGCAACGCAACGCAGCGCAAGTGCGTCCGAGCTTTGGGCACGTGGCGCGGGGGAGCTTTCGCTAAGCCCGCCGGTTGGGCTGGGGGTGGTGTGggcgcgcccgccggccgccgggagagagagaggctgcaccggcaccggcccctgcgcgcggcggcgtggcgccagTGGTCTCCGTGGAGGAGAGGCGAGGGGGACTGGAGGCCAATCGGGCCGGTTGCCTGCTAGTGGGCGCTTGGAGCGTTCCGGCGGCGTCTGGATcaccagtgccgccgccgccgccacgtaaCGTGGACGGGGGCCCGACACCACGACGCACGAACTTGTCAGGAAATTCTTTGCGTTTGGGTTGCGCCCGCGCGAAATGTTCGCCAAAAACTTTCAGAAATGTATTGTGTCGGGATAAACCGTTGCGTACGGGCTTCTCGCTCTGCGGGCTTACGGCTTGGTGGCATTTCTGCGTTTTTTGTCAGAACCCGGAGTCAAGCTTTCCTTGCACCCGCAAAATTTGCAATCTGGTGCTGACTG
This window contains:
- the LOC120680923 gene encoding radial spoke head 10 homolog B-like, giving the protein MDGHGGGAGAGKLTRTPSSLLRSPTVRNCSSFQAVVVEDPEPDDKKAQAHPKAPPHHFHPGAGPAHPLLVLALPLAFLLILLLLRGGDAHHLALLAASAAAALAAAAGAARLLRARLRLRRSPGSGSVQWFIGDDDDKPQKRADKAAAAAHGRVVREGVEFYSNGDCYEGEFHKGRCNGSGVYNFFGKGKYEGDWVDGKYDGYGIESWARGSRYRGQYRQGLRHGHGVYRFYSGDCYAGEWAGGQSHGIGAQTCSDGSSYVGEFKCGVKHGLGSYHFRNGDRYAGEYFGDKIHGFGVYSFANGHCYEGSWHEGKKQGFGMYTFRNGDKRSGDWDSGTLKTPLPPSDPAVQRAVQAAQRAAENAFRLPRVDEQVHKAVMAANRAATAARVAAIKAVQNRMDGKFCDTYV